A single Alosa sapidissima isolate fAloSap1 chromosome 17, fAloSap1.pri, whole genome shotgun sequence DNA region contains:
- the rdh12l gene encoding retinol dehydrogenase 12, like isoform X2 — translation MQSIRNAFRRAWSSDVRLDDKTVVITGANTGIGKETAIDLAKRGARIIMACRDMEKASGALKDVTEASGNQNVVIQKLDLSDTKSIQEFAELIKKEEKQLNILINNAGVMVCPYGKTANGFEMQIGVNHFGHFLLTYLLLDLIKKSAPARIVTVSSMAHSWGTINLEDINSEKSYDKRAAYSQSKLANVLFTRSLAKKLTGTGVTTYVLHPGVVQTDLWRHLNKAQQALMWMVSPFTKTSVQGAQTSIYCAVAPELATENGGYYRYSGIVCSVIN, via the exons ATGCAAAGTATAAG AAATGCATTTCGCCGTGCATGGTCGTCTGATGTCAGACttgatgacaaaacagttgtCATCACTGGAGCTAATACTGGGATCGGGAAAGAAACTGCTATTGATCTGGCTAAAAGGG gtGCAAGGATCATCATGGCATGTCGAGACATGGAAAAAGCCAGTGGTGCACTGAAAGACGTTACGGAAGCTTCTGGAAACCAAAATGTGGTGATACAGAAACTAGATCTGTCAGATACAAAATCAATTCAGGAGTTTGCAGAGTTGATCAAAAAAG AGGAGAAGCAACTGAACATTCTAATCAACAATGCTGGAGTGATGGTGTGTCCATATGGTAAAACAGCAAATGGCTTTGAGATGCAGATCGGTGTGAATCACTTTG GACATTTCCTTTTGACCTACCTGCTCCTCGACTTGATAAAAAAATCTGCCCCCGCCAGGATTGTCACTGTCTCTTCCATGGCCCATTCATGGGGCACAATCAACCTCGAGGACATCAATAGTGAGAAGAGCTATGACAAGAGGGCAGCCTATAGCCAGAGCAAGCTGGCCAATGTCCTGTTCACACGCTCACTGGCCAAGAAGCTCACAG GCACTGGTGTGACAACATATGTCCTGCACCCGGGAGTGGTACAGACAGATCTCTGGCGACACCTCAACAAAGCGCAACAGGCACTTATGTGGATGGTCAGCCCCTTCACTAAGACCTCTGTGCAGGGAGCACAGACCTCCATCTACTGTGCTGTTGCCCCTGAGTTGGCCACAGAGAATGGTGGATACTACAGGTATAGCGGGATTGTGTGCTCTGTaattaa ttga